The following proteins come from a genomic window of Oncorhynchus mykiss isolate Arlee chromosome 19, USDA_OmykA_1.1, whole genome shotgun sequence:
- the il-17a gene encoding interleukin 17A precursor (The RefSeq protein has 1 substitution compared to this genomic sequence), whose translation MELKSNVSKYLVVCCVSMLLGLTMAKGMKVTKERCNETLIIPSDFYKIPTEESEGNGNIHTRSLSPWTWKSTTVENRIPQTMWEAECSSMYCVYPTNRSQYMRYRQNSVPIYQQVVVLYTSATRKCYSASFLSVAVGCTCAWARTT comes from the exons ATGGAGCTCAAAAGCAACTTGTCGAAGTACCTG GTTGTGTGCTGTGTGTCTATGCTGCTGGGCCTAACCATGGCGAAAGGAATGAAGGTGACAAAGGAGAGGTGTAACGAAACACTGATCATCCCTTCAGACTTCTACAAGATTCCCACAGAGGAATCAGAGGGAAATGGGAACATTCACACACGCTCTCTGTCACCCTGGACCTGGAA AAGCACTACAGTGGAGAACCGTATTCCTCAGACCATGTGGGAGGCCGAGTGCAGCTCTATGTACTGTGTCTACCCCACCAACAGAAGCCAGTACATGCGCTACAGGCAGAACTCTGTACCTATCTACCAGCAGGTCGTGGTACTCTACACTTCAGCCACCAGGAAGTGCTACAGCGCCTCCTTCCTGTCTGTGGCCGTGGGGTGCACCTGTGCCTGGGCAAGGACTACTTGA
- the LOC110498570 gene encoding membrane progestin receptor beta-like has product MPSISVSLSLKPMSSLSSFLSSLSSLPHTVRDTEVPLLFREPYILSGYRPVGHSWSFYFLSLFQIHNETINVWSHLLAGVCVALRFSVFAVMYGLGLYLDLACLPLVYYVLSLLTYLCCSATAHLLQSHSELAHYALFFLDYVGVAVYQYGCALALYFYSSDPAWRRSRVGEVFLPAAALLAWLSCACCCFAKLSYCHPYPLHRKLCQVVPTGLAYLLVSSPVAHRLVSRTWGDDPAMTLHAIQVLLFLLAAFFFSCPMPERFFPGHCDIIGHGHQLFHFLLSLCTLTQQEAVFEDFLSRRASLTREYGECRLLVAAVSFPALVFCSVLTAVVMRRLVERRLRKEDSWGEEVERG; this is encoded by the exons ATGCCCAgtatatctgtctccctctccctaaaACCCATgagttccctctcctccttcctctcctctctgtcttctcttcccCACACCGTCAGAGACACTGAGGTCCCCCTTCTCTTCCGTGAACCCTACATCCTGTCTGGCTACCGGCCCGTGGGCCATTCCTGGAGCTTCTACTTCCTCAGCCTCTTCCAGATACACAATGAGACAATCAACGTGTGGAGCCACTTGCTGGCCGGAGTCTGCGTTGCCCTGAGGTTCTCTGTGTTTGCTGTGATGT ACGGGCTGGGTCTTTACCTGGACCTGGCCTGTCTACCACTGGTCTACTACGTCCTGTCTCTTCTGACCTACTTGTGCTGCAGCGCTACAGCCCACCTGCTCCAGTCCCACTCCGAGCTGGCCCACTATGCCCTATTCTTCCTGGACTATGTGGGAGTGGCTGTGTACCAGTATGGCTGTGCCCTGGCTCTATACTTCTACAGCTCTGATCCCGCATGGAGACGCAGTCGAGTAGGAGAG GTGTTCCTCCCTGCAGCAGCTCTCCTGGCTTGGTTGTCCTGTGCCTGCTGCTGCTTTGCCAAACTCAGTTACTGCCACCCGTACCCACTCCATCGTAAGCTGTGCCAGGTCGTGCCAACCGGTCTGGCGTACCTGCTAGTCAGCAGTCCTGTGGCACATAGACTGGTCAGCAGGACCTGGGGAGACGACCCTGCTATGACCCTACACGCAATACAg GTGTTGCTGTTCCTCCTGGCAGCGTTCTTCTTCTCCTGTCCCATGCCTGAGCGTTTCTTTCCTGGGCACTGTGACATCATCGGCCACGGGCACCAGCtcttccacttcctcctctccctctgcacGCTGACCCAACAGGAAGCAGTGTTTGAGGACTTCCTGTCCCGGCGGGCGTCCCTGACGAGGGAGTACGGGGAGTGCCGCCTACTGGTGGCAGCCGTGTCATTTCCTGCCCTGGTGTTCTGTAGCGTGCTGACAGCTGTGGTCATGAGGAGATTGGTGGAGAGGAGGCTGAGGAAGGAGGACAGTtggggggaggaggtagagagaggatag
- the LOC110497747 gene encoding uncharacterized protein LOC110497747, with translation MGSGSSRGKKVAPGSVNEINAFKGEDNTVHVSKEESHLFKPLNIPKLTNFNQSRNITQQLDCHSEGHDSEFSAEDDDIDVELDRVLEEYDNRELRSKRKTFEKTLLIGSDAYGFCNSKRVHNESDFNSTPHLQSSELSEGTGAHCPYNGSVGVSNKDKHVFHHISKDTQIQFPSATQENDFLTKGTWVESVPRSESDSVPDDSHGPSLSTPVILYDGSEVDLMETIEREFS, from the exons ATGGGAAGCGGTAGTAGTCGTGGAAAGAAAGTTGCACCTGGGAGTGTCAACGAGATAAACGCATTCAAAGGAGAGGACAACACAGTCCATGTTTCGAAAGAGGAAAGTCACTTGTTCAAACCATTGAATATACCCAAATTGACGAACTTCAATCAGTCACGAAACATAACGCAACAACTAGACTGCCACAGTGAAGGACACGACTCGGAATTTTCAGCAGAGGATGATGACATTGATGTGGAACTGGACCGGGTTCTAGAGGAATATGACAATCGGGAATTGCGTTCCAAAAGGAAAACGTTTGAAAAGACGCTTTTAATCGGGTCAGACGCGTATGGATTCTGTAATTCCAAACGGGTCCACAATGAAAGCGATTTCAATTCAACCCCTCACTTGCAGAGTTCTGAGTTGTCGGAAGGGACGGGGGCACATTGTCCATATAACGGTTCTGTAGGAGTCAGCAACAAGGACAAGCATGTCTTTCACCACATTTCCAAAGATACACAGATTCAGTTCCCAAGCGCCACTCAGGAAAAT GACTTCTTGACAAAGGGAACTTGGGTGGAATCAGTGCCTCGCTCAGAATCAGACTC AGTCCCTGATGATAGCCATGGCCCCTCTCTTTCCACGCCCGTCATCCTGTATGATGGATCTGAAGTGGACCTGATGGAGACCATAGAGAGAGAGTTTAGTTGA
- the LOC118941359 gene encoding prion-like-(Q/N-rich) domain-bearing protein 25: protein MYVVVSFVVCIFGHREAVSTVITIYCRETHSCCDYVPIEKHFTISRCLGSHCLGSRCFGSHCLGTRCLGSRCLGSHCLGSRCLGSRCFGSRCLGSHCLGSLCLGSRCLGTRCLGSRCLGSRCLGSRCLASHCLGSLYLGTHCLGSRCLGSRCLGSRCLGSHCLGSHCLASHCLGSLYLGSLYLGTHCLGSRCLGSCCLGSRCLGSHCLGSRCLGSRCLGSHCLGSRCLGSHCLGSRCLGSHCLGSRCLGSHCLGSRCLGSRCLGSHCLGSRCLGSRCLGSHCLGSLCLGSHCLGFHCLGSLCLGSRCLGSHCLGSRCLGSRCLGSHCLGSLCLGSRCLGSRCLGSHCLGSLCLGSRCLGSRCLGSHCLGSLCLGSRCLGSRCLGSHCLGSLCLGSRCLGSHCLGSHCLGSLCLGSRCLGSHCLV from the exons ATGTACGTTGTTGTCTCATTTGTAGTGTGCATCTTTGGCCATAGGGAGGCAGTGTCTACTGTCATTACGATCTACTGCAGGGAGA CACATTCATGCTGTGATTATGTTCCTATTGAGAAGCATTTCACAATTTCACGCTGTTTAGGTTCACACTGTTTAGGTTCACGTTGTTTCGGTTCACACTGTTTAGGCACACGTTGTTTAGGTTCACGTTGTTTAGGTTCACATTGTTTAGGTTCACGTTGTTTAGGTTCACGTTGTTTCGGTTCACGCTGTTTAGGTTCACACTGTTTAGGTTCACTCTGTTTAGGTTCACGCTGTTTAGGCACACGTTGTTTAGGTTCACGTTGTTTAGGTTCACGTTGTTTAGGTTCACGTTGTTTAGCTTCACACTGTTTAGGTTCACTCTATTTAGGCACACATTGTTTAGGTTCACGTTGTTTAGGTTCACGTTGTTTAGGTTCACGTTGTTTAGGTTCACACTGTTTAGGTTCACACTGTTTAGCTTCACACTGTTTAGGTTCACTCTATTTAGGTTCACTCTATTTAGGCACACATTGTTTAGGTTCACGTTGTTTAGGTTCATGTTGTTTAGGTTCACGTTGTTTAGGTTCACACTGTTTAGGTTCACGTTGTTTAGGTTCACGTTGTTTAGGTTCACACTGTTTAGGTTCACGTTGTTTAGGTTCACACTGTTTAGGTTCACGTTGTTTAGGTTCACACTGTTTAGGTTCACGTTGTTTAGGTTCACACTGTTTAGGTTCACGTTGTTTAGGTTCACGTTGTTTAGGTTCACATTGTTTAGGTTCACGTTGTTTAGGTTCACGTTGTTTAGGTTCACACTGTTTAGGTTCACTCTGTTTAGGTTCACACTGTTTAGGTTTCCACTGTTTAGGTTCACTCTGTTTAGGTTCACGTTGTTTAGGTTCACACTGTTTAGGTTCACGTTGTTTAGGTTCACGTTGTTTAGGTTCACACTGTTTAGGTTCACTCTGTTTAGGTTCACGTTGTTTAGGTTCACGTTGTTTAGGTTCACACTGTTTAGGTTCACTCTGTTTAGGTTCACGTTGTTTAGGTTCACGTTGTTTAGGTTCACACTGTTTAGGTTCACTCTGTTTAGGTTCACGTTGTTTAGGTTCACGTTGTTTAGGTTCACACTGTTTAGGTTCACTCTGTTTAGGTTCACGTTGTTTAGGTTCACACTGTTTAG GTTCCCACTGTTTAGGTTCACTCTGTTTAGGTTCACGTTGTTTAGGTTCACACTGTTTAG TGTGA
- the LOC110497746 gene encoding uncharacterized protein LOC110497746, with protein MAPVGEFMGSWAVSKSFSIEVVVFSLLFLLLSIILLAFCTICGRQSFELQDGGGEVGRTQSQLMRVVKLEDAMAARENPMINDIRKNERDFSHIPEDRVPEQLPAEQDGIRFKPGRSRRVAPDQQGDSLGALQMANGTPVAMMTTSPSLPTTVDIGDLRDVLNFTPELHSIPAPISVPPPVYSGDTMDTPIMNVLHTLVQDAPIVDPLIIDTLAAVDAPIVNSLEPVDIHIVNDTDPLNIPIVNDLDLLEAPAEFSSNFIAQLEEDGQMEGEDQGPSLGVRPEHTYEIFGELTPDDPSVEVDLTTPGYQTIAELVHKSTTQPDDDTTMVTMPLDLASPDYEIIAELVQQLSATTLPDNEPIKTTGTVPGEGLDLTSPLSFVEEVEDGLSDRGWNPMYARVSRKLSKCPTPPPVPPPEEEEEYLPPIPERRGEMEE; from the exons ATGGCGCCAGTGGGAGAGTTCATGGGGTCATGGGCAGTGTCGAAATCATTCTCTATAGAGGTCGTTGTTTTCTctctgctcttcctcctcctctccatcatccTCCTCGCCTTCTGCACTATCTGTGGAAG GCAATCCTTTGAGCTTCAGGAcggtggtggggaggtggggagaacCCAGTCACAGCTGATGAGAGTG GTAAAGTTGGAGGACGCCATGGCCGCCAGGGAGAACCCCATGATCAATGACATCAGAAAAAACGAGAGAG ATTTCAGTCACATACCTGAAGACCGTGTCCCAGAGCAGCTTCCTGCTGAGCAGGATGGCATCAGGTTCAAACCCGGGAGGAGCCGCAGGGTGGCGCCAGATCAGCAAG GTGATTCTCTAGGTGCCTTGCAGATGGCCAACGGAACCCCTGTGGCCATGATGACAACATCTCCTTCCCTTCCCACCACCGTCGACATCG GTGACCTGAGGGACGTCCTGAACTTCACACCCGAGCTCCACTCTATACCAGCCCCGATATCCGTACCCCCACCTGTCTATTCAGGGGACACCATGGACACACCCATCATGAATGTTCTTCACACCCTGGTGCAGGATGCCCCCATCGTGGATCCCCTCATCATAGACACCCTTGCAGCTGTGGATGCCCCCATTGTGAACAGCCTTGAACCTGTCGACATCCACATTGTGAATGACACTGACCCCCTCAATATCCCCATTGTGAACGACCTTGACCTCCTGGAGGCCCCTGCAGAATTCAGCTCTAACTTTATCGCTCAGCTTGAAGAAGATGGTCAGATGGAGGGTGAGGACCAGGGGCCTTCCCTGGGGGTCCGACCCGAGCACACCTATGAGATCTTTGGGGAGCTCACACCTGATGATCCCTCTGTGGAAGTGGACCTGACAACCCCAGGCTATCAAACCATAGCTGAACTGGTCCACAAATCAACCACACAGCCTGACGATGACACAACCATGGTCACAATGCCATTGGACCTGGCAAGCCCAGACTATGAGATCATAGCTGAACTGGTCCAGCAATTGAGCGCAACCACACTGCCTGACAATGAGCCAATAAAAACTACAGGCACAGTCCCGGGGGAGGGGCTTGACCTGACAAGCCCTCTCTCATTtgtggaggaggtagaggatggtTTGAGTGACAGGGGCTGGAATCCAATGTATGCCAGGGTGAGCAGGAAGCTTAGTAAgtgccccaccccaccccctgtGCCTCcgccagaggaagaggaggaatatTTACCTCCAATaccagaaagaagaggagagatggaggaatga